One window of Cervus canadensis isolate Bull #8, Minnesota chromosome 19, ASM1932006v1, whole genome shotgun sequence genomic DNA carries:
- the LOC122422333 gene encoding alpha-endosulfine-like has translation MSQKQEEENPTEETGEEKQDTQEKEGILPERAEEAKLKAKYPSLGQKPGGSDFLMKRLQKGQKYFDSGDYNMAKAKMKDKQLPSAGPDKNLVTDDHIPTPQDLPQRKSSLVTSKLAGGQVE, from the coding sequence ATGTCCCAGAAACAAGAAGAGGAGAACCCTACGGAAGAGACCGGCGAGGAGAAGCAGGACACACAAGAGAAAGAAGGTATTCTCCCTGAGAGAGCTGAGGAGGCAAAGCTAAAAGCCAAATATCCAAGCCTAGGACAAAAGCCTGGAGGCTCTGACTTCCTCATGAAGAGACTCCAGAAAGGGCAAAAGTACTTTGACTCAGGAGACTACAACATGGCCAAAGCCAAGATGAAGGATAAGCAGCTGCCCAGTGCAGGACCAGACAAGAACCTGGTGACCGATGACCACATCCCCACCCCACAGGATCTGCCCCAGAGAAAGTCCTCGCTCGTCACCAGCAAGCTTGCGGGTGGCCAAGTCGAATGA